ATGATCTCGGGGGAGAGGGCGGAGACGCCGGTGCCCACGACGCGCGCGAGCGGGGTGATGCCGAGGTCCTTGGCCCTCGCGTCGCTCATGACCACCACGGCGGCCGCGCCGTCGTTGAGGGGGCAGCAGTTGCCGGCCGTGATGGTGCCGTTCTCGCGGAACACCGGCTGCAGCTGCGAGACCGCCTCGAGGGTGACGCCGGCGCGGGGGCCGTCGTCCCTGGTCACCACGGTGCCGTCGCTGAGCGTCACCGGGGCGATCTCGCGCTCGAAGAAGCCGTCGGCGATGGCCTTCTCGGCGCGGTTCTGGCTGCTCACGCCCCACTCGTCCTGGCGCTCGCGGGAGACGCCGCGCAGGGTGGCGACGTTCTCGGCGGTCTGGCCCATGGACAGGTACACGTCGGGGACCAGGCCCTCCTCGCGGGGGTCGGTCCAGGTGGTGTTGTCCTTGGCGATCTGCTCGCTGCGCGCCTTGGCGTCGGCGAACTTCGGGTTCTGGTTCTCGCCCGCCGACCCACCCGCACCGGCCCAGTTGCTGTACTGCGAGACGCACTCGACGCCGCCGGAGATGAAGATGTCGCCCTCGCCGGCCTTGATGGCGTGGTAGGCCATCCGGGTCGTCTGCACCGAGGAGGCGCAGAAGCGGTTGACGGTCGCGCCGGGGAGGTGGTCGAAGCCGGCGAGCACCGAGATGACCCGGGCCATGTTGGAGCCGTGCTTGCCCGAGGGCTCTGCGCAGCCCCAGTAGAGGTCCTCGACCAGCGAGGGGTCGAGCTGCGGCACCTTGGCCAGTGCGGCCTCGATGACGGCGACCGAGAGGTCGTCGGGGCGCACGTCCTTGAGCGAACCCTTGAAGGCGCGCCCGATGGGCGTGCGGGCGGTCGAGACGATCACTGCTTCGGTCACTTGGTGTTCCTCTCGTCAAGCGGTGGGGGTGAGGGCCGCGGTAAGCGGGCGCTCAGTCACCGACGATCGTATGCCGTTCCGGCTCGCCCCCCGGTGTGGCCTTGGTCTCGCCCTCCGGCGCCTCGTCGCCGCCCCGCCGGGCGATCGGGATGCGCGGACGGCGCAGCAGCTTCGCCCAGCGGCCGCGCGGCCCGCGCGCCTGTCCGGCGATCTCGGTGGCGCTGACCTCGGTGCCGGCGTCGCGCACCGCCTGCTCTGCC
The genomic region above belongs to Knoellia sp. p5-6-4 and contains:
- a CDS encoding acetyl-CoA C-acetyltransferase; its protein translation is MTEAVIVSTARTPIGRAFKGSLKDVRPDDLSVAVIEAALAKVPQLDPSLVEDLYWGCAEPSGKHGSNMARVISVLAGFDHLPGATVNRFCASSVQTTRMAYHAIKAGEGDIFISGGVECVSQYSNWAGAGGSAGENQNPKFADAKARSEQIAKDNTTWTDPREEGLVPDVYLSMGQTAENVATLRGVSRERQDEWGVSSQNRAEKAIADGFFEREIAPVTLSDGTVVTRDDGPRAGVTLEAVSQLQPVFRENGTITAGNCCPLNDGAAAVVVMSDARAKDLGITPLARVVGTGVSALSPEIMGLGPVEASRQALARAGMSIGDMDLYEINEAFAAQVLPSADDLGMDFDKLNVHGGAIALGHPFGSTGARITTTLLNGLQARDGQFGLETMCVGGGQGMAIIYERLS